The genomic segment ctgaggacttaagcccagtaTACAGCCACccagatagctctgagggactgttcTGGAGAGGTACAAGAGGAGCCAGGATGTACAGGAgatttttgctgaaaaaaaaaaacaaaaaacccaacaacaacaaaaaaaccaaaaaaacccaacaacaacaaaaaaaaacatgtagtTGAGCATCAAAGGATTACCGCTAATCACAAAAACacacatctcaagttaatgattttagtgcttttctttggGAAGGTGCAAGAGTCCAGGCTTATTGAAACTATTGCTTTGATATGCATCTTACTCTCTAGGCCCAGTATCCCAGTTTTCTCCATCCTAAATTCCCCTCAGGGCGCACTGACAGGGGCAGCTGCAGTGGATGTTGGTTTTATGGCCAAAATACCCTTTGTTGgcgttcctatcatggtgcagcagaaacaaatccaactaggaaccatgaggtttcaggttcgatccctggcctcgctcagtgggttaaggatctggtgttgccctgagctgtggtgtaggtcgcagacacggcttggatctggtgttgctgtggctgtggcattaggccggcagctgtggctccaattccacccctagcctgggaacctccagatcccgcaggtgcggccctaaaaagacaaaagacaaaaaaaatcttttgtttacTAAAATGGCAGGGACATTCATTGTCCACATAACCATGTCCCTAGACTTTAGATATTCCATTTCCGAAGAGTTCAATGATTTGATCTAACCCCAGCATCTTCTTATGGGTTTTGTTCGATTATCCTTCCTGTTAACTGAATTTAGAAGTGGGATATGTACTATATACTCGCAAAACTGCAATTCAGTGCTCTTAGATAGGCCACAAGGGAAGCTATTCCTCTGAGGTTGCTTAGTGAGCCTAGAATCAGAACTTGGAAACTTGATTTAGTCTCTTTACACTTGATTTGTTCTTCTTACAATAAGTCTTTCAACTAAGGTAGTATAGTGGAGGAAACcgttttttactttttcttttatggccgctCGGTggagttcctcggccagggatcagatatgagccacagttttgacctccTCTGTAGCTGTGCAAAGCTgaaccctttaacccactgtgccaggctggggatcgaacctgcgtcccagagctccagagaccctgccaatcccgttgcaccacagaggaattcctctctctctttttttctttctcttttcaattgCTTTCTTCTCCTATGTgtactataaattttaaaatactgtgtcGTGACAAGAAAGACAGTGTCATCTGTTGGGCTCAACGCTAGAATAGTATGAAGTTAATCTTAGTGTAGAGATAATCCTCTGCTATCGGGATAATCCCTGCTGTGGGATAACCTTGCCAAGGAGACAGTAATACTGGCATCTGCTTAGGCAGAACTCTCCGTTGGATGATGCTTGAATGGGCGCTGCCATCAACAGTCTCTGAAgtgggatttttgtccttattttcaGCCAAGTTTACTACTTTATTTTCTCAACAGGGCACTGAATAAATGATTCAGATATATTGCATTCCAATCCTGTGTTAATAAAATTTTGTCTAGTGTTTTGGTCAGTCTTTAGACTATATATCCCCATCTCTTTTTGACTCTCCTAGTTTACTTCTGCAGAATCTATTAATTGCATGTATTAGATACAGATATCACTAGTTCAGAGGAAagctatttttgccttttagataGTGGGGCATGTTTCTCAGCAGTCAGCCATCTACTGAGTCCCTGCTCTGTGTTCAGCACCATGATTGACCTGAACACAGGAGTCATTAAGACCTGACCTCTGCCCTCTGTCCTCAGGGaggaagtgtttattttttttcttagggaaCTGAGAAAACATCAGAAGAGTAATTTGATGTATCTTCTATgatgtgtgtattcttttttttttctttttactgccacacctgccgcatatggaaattcccagactaggggttgaatcagagctgagctgctggcctacaccacagccacagctgcagcaacaccaggtccttaacccactgagcactgaaccaggccagggatcaagcccccaacctcacagagacaatgtcaggtccttaacccactgagccacaaggggaactccccatagtcTTTTTCTTTGCAAGATTTTGCAACTGCATTACCAGTCTgtaatgcacattttaaaataggacTGTTATATCTTTGGAGAGGAAAAACAGTATCATCCAGTGGGCTGAACTCTGAAAGAGAAAGGACATCTGCAAGTTTCTCTATTAACAATTATAGTTTATCAAAATGAATTGCTCATATCTCCTTAGCAAGttggttttttattatttgttttttattgtactgacaaagtttgaagaagaataaGATGAAATATACAGCTTACCTCTGTCAGAGGTCTCTACTTTGCAACCTGGGGTTTTCCTGGTAATGACGTTTATCATTAAATTGGGCTAACTCTTGGGGGGGAGCAGGGCAGGAGAGCACACAGAGGAgtagtttatttaagtcagaatCAAAGAAGTGatacacaccctaaagaggaaagggggtgcAGATATCCCCCTGAGTGAGGAGCACACCAGAGAGGTAATTTAAATCACTTCTGGGCCAACTCTTTAGTGGTGTATCACTTGGCAGATTTGAAGAGTTGTTATCCTCTAGTATCTAAGCTATAGATGAATATCATATATCAGTTATTCCAGGATGGTTATAATAGTGTGTTTTATAACAAGAAATagatatttggtctttgtcctatTTCTctcacagagctcctaaaacccttggaattcccCAAGAAGAGAACCACAAAGGAGATTCTTGTTATGTTAGTGAGGTGACTTTGGAATGCCCCTTAGATGGGGGAGAGGTGCCAAAAGGACCAACCACTTGAATTAGGGGGTTAGAACTTTCATTCCCAGGCACCTACTTTAGGGAGGGGAAGGGGTTAGAATTTGAACCCATCATCAATGGCCAATGATTTCATCCATCATGCCCAGTAATGAAAGCTTCATAAGAAACACAAAAGGATGGGCCTCAAAGACTTTCTAGGTTGGTGAACACGTGGAGGTTGGTGTGGGCAGTGTCCTCACACTCAGGGCCCTTTCCCCAAGCCTTGCCGTATGtacctcttccatctggctgttcctgatgATAGCCTTTTTCAAAAAACACGGATCTGATAAGTAAAATGTTTCCGAGTTCTCTGAGCTACCCTAGCAAATTAATTGACCCAAGGAGGTGGTTGTTGGAATGGCCAATCTATAGCCCATGTGTCAGAAGCACAGATGATAACCTGGCATTTGAAGTGGGCGTAGGGGActagtcttgtgggactgagcccttaaacTGTGGAATCTGACTCCATCTCCAGATACATAGTGTCAGAGTTGAGTTGAATTGTAAGAAACCTCCCTGGTGTTTGAGAACTGCTTGTTGGTGTGGAGAAACCCCCACACTCCCACACTTCCGAATTGTGATCcatggtcttttttcttcttttaaaggcCCAACATGCAGCAAAAATAGGAGCCGATGGCATTGCTGTCATTGCACCTTTCTTTCTCAAGCCCTGGAACAAAGGTAAGTAGATCTGTCTAAAAGCCCTGTGCCTCATGTGCTCCACTTCTTTATGCCTTCATTCCAGATAGTTGTATTTAACTCACGAAAGTAGTTTTTATGGACTAGAGGCATGTAGTTGCAATGGTACAGTAGTTCTCCAGAATATTTAGCCTCCCtggatccaaaaaagaaaaggttccATTAAAGGACTTCAGCTCTTTTGCCAAGTAATCTGATTGGATCATTCACCAAGCCCTGGGTCAACCTACAGGTGCCTGTGTTTGGGTCAGGTGTCCGTTTCTTATCCAGAGTGTCAGAGTCACATGacactgcagcagcccagatccctgccgtggcacaggtccagtccctggcccagaaacttccatttgctgcaggcaTACGCCTCTcccaaaaaagaattttcagcTTCCAAAAAGGATGGCTGCATTTCATTAGATTCATTTCTTACTGGGAAGAGCCCATGTTTTACACTTGCTTACACTGTGACTTTTCCCGTGTTCTTTCAGATAACCTGATTAATTTCCTGAAGGAGGTGGCTGCTGCTGCCCCTGCTTTGCCGTTTTACTACTATCACATTCCTGCCTTGACAGGGGTAAAGAGTAAGTACTGCCTCTTtccatgtttctttctcttcGCCGCTCACTTCATACGCTATTTCACTAAGGACCCCCtgctctgccccaccccaccccacgtcACAGAAGTGTAAGTCTATTGATTAGATGGTTCGAACTGCCCAAAATAAGTCGTTCCTACAAAAATAAGTCAGCCCTTACCAATCATTGATACTGCCTTATGATGGAAGATTTTAAGTATGAAAGACCAACTGACCCCAGGCCATTCTAGCAGATACCTGTGTCTGTCACACacacctctccttctctctctctctctctctcttttttttttttttttttttttggcctcacacAGAGTATGCAgaacttccagggccagggatcaaactcacaccacagctgcagcctgagccacagcagtggcaacatcggatccttaacctgctgtgctaccaaGGGAACTCTGCACCCTCCTTCTCGTGTGGGCAGACATAACCTGTAGGCCCCACTAGGACAGGGGCCGTGTCTAGTTTGTACCCTCCTCTGTTCTCAGCGCCAGACACATAGGACAGTACTCCCATCGTTTCtcgcttttcttttctcattactATACTTCGCCAGTAAGAAGATTGTTGCCGTTAGATGCAATTTCTTAGGGggttgtttttcttctcatttctttctaacttccttaaaagaaaaaatagaaattgtgCCTTGTGAATATCCATCTATTGTCTTCAAGGAACAGAAGGCCTAGGACTCTAGTTTGACAAGGACATAGGACCTAGGAGGCAAGAGCAAGTGATGATGTCCAGTCTGCGGTCAGTTGCAGCTGAGAACagcccctggcagctcagtgCAGATATGCGGGGCTAGATGAGTTATTCTCTGGTATTTTCTCGATTTTCTTACACGAatgagacatttattttattttattttattttattttattttatttttttgtctttttaccatttcttgggccgctcccgcagcatatggaggttcccaggctcggggtctaatcggagctgttagcTGCCAGctctgcgccagagccacagcaacgcaggatccaagccatgtctgcaacctacaccacagctcatggcaacgccggatcgttaacccactgagcaagggcagggatcgaacctgcaacctcatggttcctagtcagattcgttaaccactgcaccacgacgggaactcctagagacatTTACTGTTTTGAGCAGTTCGTGCGGAAGAGTTGTTGGATGGGATTCAGGATAAGATTCCCACCTTCCAAGGGCTGAAGTTCAGTGACACGGATCTCTTAGACTTCGGGCAGTGTGTTGATCAGAATCACCAGCGACAGTTTGCTTTCCTGTTTGGGGTAGATGAGGTAAGCCACCCCCTGGCACATCCCAACAGGTTAGTTCCCCTTCCAAACAATTCACGTAGCTGCTTCTCTCGAAgtgtcttttctattttcatcCAAGTAAATATACTCTTTGTCTGTTTCTGATCAGCAACTATTGAGTGCTCTGGTGATGGGAGCAACCGGAGCCGTGGGCAGGTAAGCAGAGCTCATGTTCCCCGAGGATTATAAACATAAAATCCCCCAGAGAGGCGTTCGTCACCCGAGTAGTTGGTTTTCTTTCGTGAACCCCTTTTCTTATAGAAGTTGCCTTTCTTTGCCACATTCTCTTAGTGAAAGGGAATTAAATAGGGCTTCGCAGGTTGTTAGTGACGCCGTCACTGTTATAAGAAGCCCCTGTTTCGGTTAGAGGCGAGGCATACGAGCTGAGAGCATGCACAGAACTTCCTTGTCAGAAATGATGTGGCTGCAAATAACAGAAACCCATTCAAACCAGCTGATGTGAAAAAAGGTAaggtattataaaatactggGTACACTTCATAAAACGTGAGAGGAGGAAGTGCAGTGAGGCCTCAGGGAACATGGGAGCGTGAAACTCCAAAGTTCTCAACTGCCATGGCAGACCGTTCTCCATCTGTGGTCCTCTGGACATCTCTTTCTTTCCCACCCTTTCTCTCTATCCAGAGAGGCTTCCTCTGCTTCATCGTGTACGTCGCCAGTCCTGGCGCCCAGGCGGGGCAGCTCAGGATATCCCTAGATAGCACTGCCTGGGCAGGGGTCCATGGAAAGTCCAGTCAGCTGCAGGTAGAAAGGTAGACTCATACGGCCCGATGTCTGCTCAGCAGAAGGCTCAGGGCCATTCGATTTAGTGTGTCCAAATTCACCTAATTCATTCAAAATGTGCCTGCAGGCAGTTTGATTGAAATGTTTGCAGTCGCTGAAAGTGTACCCCTCTTTTGAGACatagtttcttcacagcaaactAGAAACCACACCTACCTTGCAGGGCTTGGAAAGGATTAGATatgatttaggggaaaaaaggaactaGTCTCTAGGTAATAATCAAGTTGACGAAGAATTTGGGATTTGCTCCTTTTATGGTGGTGctccaccccccacccgcccccccgTTCCTCATCATCAGGCCTTTAGGACCCACCTCAGATACTACACTTTATCCACTGTTTTTATCTGGAATTCTGTGTGTGCCCGGAGCAGGTGTTGTCCTCTCTCACTCCTTACGCCTCCGtctttcactcttctttttttctcactttacccTTTTTCTACTTGTCTCCCTTTTCTTTATCCCCTTTGGtgttctctgcctcctctgctcGCTTAGTGATGCTGGAAAACTCAGAACCGAAATCACCTGATGCTTTAATAGATTAGGACCTAAAAATAGACTTTTGGAAAGCCTGGTATATGGTTCCCTTTTAAGCAGCAGTGGGGCTTGAGGATGGGAACCTTCCTGAAAGTCGCAGGTCCTGCAGCATGTGCTCTTtgttccctcccaccccccagtaCGTATAACTACCTGGGAAGAAAGACAAACCAGATGTTGGAGGCTTTTGAACGAAAGGACTTCTCTTCAGCCCTGAATCATCAGgttagttttcttttcccttcataaAAATCACAGCCTTTCGTCTTTCCTACATGAGATGTTGTGTTCTGTCTCGTCAGCATTCCTGCCATACCTGCCCTCCTTAAAATTGCCTCGCTGCTTCTTGCCATACTTTCCTTCTACGCCTTCCTTTTTTTCGTTTCAATCCAGACCTATCCCCATTGTCCGTGTTCCGTCCTTGTCTAATCAGGGCAGGCCCCCTACGAGGATGCCCCTCTCTGTTCCTCCTGGAAATGATCTCATTCCTAGTCTACGTTTAACGTGTTTTTATGACTGTGAACTAATAATAATAGCTTTCTGGGGAAAGGATGACATGCCACCCCCCTTGAGGACTTCACACCTGTGTCACCAGAGTATATAAAGAGCTGCAAAGCTGGCAGTCTCAAAGCAGGAGACTTAATCCAAAGTCAAAGCAGGTCAGTCCTCTTTGCCCTGGAAATGTGCTGAGAATTGAAAACATCTACCAGGCAGGAAACAAGAGCCGAGTATGTGATCCAAAAGGAGACCCTGGGGCTCTGAAACACGAAGAGAAAAGCAGCAGGAGCTGATGCATTTGAGGAAAACCCCCCGAGGGAAATGGCTGCTGTTACTGTGCCAGCACAGACTGCCTTGCCGTGCACAGAAGGAAGAGAGCCTCACCAAAGGGTAGAAGCAGCCCCAGCAGCTGGTAGTGTATGTGCTTTGGATaaacagaaggaggaggagagagaaaaaggccTAGGCACGACAGAAAGACTTTTGGAGGCACAGGGACTTTCAGGATCATAAAAGTGGATTATCTCGGGAAAATGAGTAGGAATGAAAAACCTAAGCAAGATCAGAGCAGGTCATCAGTCCCCATAAGCTCAGATAAGGGATCTTTTGAACAGGACGGGCCACCATGAGGGCAATCAGAAATGACAGAGCAGAAGTCACAAAGCATCCTGGAGGTCAGAGGGCGTGACCTGAGCTCCAACCCAGAGAGGACAGGAGGAAGCAGTTGCCAGGTGTGGTTAATTACATTCCCAACCCTTTAGTCCAGAACTAATTCTACTTCCtacttaaagtttatttatttacttattgtctttttaggcaaatggaggttcccaggctaggggtcgaatcagagctgcagctgttggcctatagcaactcggggtccgagcccagtctgcagcctacaccacagcttcacggcaacactgcatccttaacccactgagcaaggccagggattgaacccacatcctcatggatgctagttgggttcgttaaccactgaactatgacaggaactcctacttcctACTTAAGGTTTAAACAGCCTATTTGGTTTTCACCTTTTTTCAGCCCCACGCCAGGTGAAGCTAAGAGCAGGAACAGGATAAGCACTTAGGAAGCTAGGTCAACTAGATTAAGCATCAGCAAGACTGGCTTAAATTAAGATATGAAGTTTGAATTGTGCAGACTTTGCCATCTATtttcatttatggttttctttttccgAAGTTtcgcagaaaaaaaaagttatttctgaaaatttcaaCCTGTTCTGAGCTGATTGACAGGAAAATCATAGGATGGAGTAAATTGTGAAGTGGCTATGATGTGGCCCCTTCCACTTTTATCGATTGGTtcaatttccatctctttttttttttcccttttggtccCACTCAAATAAACCATCTCACTCAAAACAGTGTTGGTAAGGAGTTGTTTACCAcattctctgtttcttcttgcaAGTGTGGATAGGTTTCATTTACTAACATGCCAGGGGCCAAACTGAatgcataatttcttttttttcttttctttttttttttgtttttttggccttcccatggcatgtggagctccctgaccagaaatgaatccgagggagtttcgacctacaccacagctgcagcaacaaagcaagcattcttaactcactgcaccaggccagggattgaacccgtgtccctgctgctgcagagacaccattgatcccgttgtgccacagtggctACTCCAGAATGCATAATTTCAATAAAGCCGGTATCTGCAGTTTGCAGACAGTAAAAAGTTAGGGTTAAACTTTCTCATTCTCAGGGACTTAAATGCTATCTGTTTACAAAGTGAAATGACACGAGTACGAAGATACTCCTTACAACATTGTTTTTAATAGCAAAtgatggaaacagcccaaatatcCACCCATAAGGATATAGTTAAATACACTATGATTGAGTTATTTAAGGAATCATAAATAGCCCTTTAAAAGGATGTGACACTTTTATATGCATAGATCTGGAAAGATGTCCATGATATATTAAGTGTAAAAAAAGTAGCAGAAGAGAGACTTATAAAGTAACATGACATAGTTTGTGTGTCAGGAGAGAAAGAATAGAGACACATATGTTTGTGAGGCTCTGGATATTAAATTCTATTCAGCATTGAATTTTTTGTTACTAGTACACAatcaaaacaacataaaagtaaaatgttattgaaaatgCATCCATTAATGAGATGGATGAAAAtatcttcccccctccccccgcacctgtggcatatggaagttcccggggccagggattgaatctgagcctcagctgcagaaatactggatccttcaacccactgtgctgggctggggattgatcTTGTGCCTCCGCAGTGTCCCGAGCCTTGCAGTTGGATGCCTGACCcagtgcaccacaacaggaactcccaaaaccagCGTTTTGAACTATGGGAACTTTATTTGATTCCCAGAAGTGTTCCAAGGCAGTGATATAACTggtatgtcttcatttttttgaaaGTAGGAGGACTGTGAAAGGGGAAATATAAAAGGAGAACCTTCACCTCCATTATGTGTGTTTTTATTCGGATCAGTTTTAGCAGTAGCACTTAGCTCCACCAATAGAGCTTCTTTTTTTCAGGGACCCATTTCACAAAGTTTATATGTATGAACAAAATCCCACCTGATCCTGCAAGGCTTTCAACCACCCTCACTTGGATGTTTTTCCCTGCTCTAAGAAATCTTCAGAAAACTAATGTGTGTGGACTTGTAATTTGTCTgctaaattctttaatttttttttttttttttttttttttttttttttttaatggctgcacccgtggcatatggaagttcctgggccagggattgaatccaagctgcagctgtgacctacaccacagctgcagcaacaccggatcctttaacccactgcactgggccgggcatagaacctgcacctccacaacCATTTGAGCTGCTGCAGCGGGATTCTTCAccctgtgtcacagtgggaattccctaaattctttaaatttttatcacaCTTCGGTAGTACTGACCATAGACTTGTTTGTTCCTTTCCAGTTTTGCATTCAAAGATTTATCAACTTTGTGGTCAAACTAGGTAAGTTTCCTGCTCTGTCTGCTTCTGGAGAGTGTAAAAGAAAGCTGACTTTCTCTAAAGGTTTCAGAGAAAGCAAGGAGGGACTTTCCTCGCTTTCTCTGAGGGCTCAACAAAACACGTTGTAATCTGTTGCAAGCAGTTTTATTCCTGTTACCAGCCTTCAGGGTCAATCCTATAAAATGATGACGTAAACCTAGCTGGAAGGTCTCTGGCAACCGTCTATAAGTCTCTCTCCTGCATTTTAGCTCTGCATGCAACTTCCCCCTCGATGCGCACACCATGTTCTTaattcctttctccttcaccGTCAGTGCCCTCTCCCTTTACTTGCTTCTGCTCATTAAAATTCTACTACCACACTGTGGCTGATGGCAGCCTAAGTGTTGGAGGAAGGCAGTTCAAATATGGATCTTACTAAAAGGTGAATGATCAACAGCGCTCCCCAATGTTTGCCGTTTATTAGCACATGTATGTAAGCTTAGGTGGATGGAGGTTTGGATAACACAGCAAGGAAATACAGTGAGTTGCATAGAGAAACCTCTCCAGGGGTCTCCTAGGTCTTATCCCATAACAAATGACAAATGCCACCATTCACTCTACTTTGGCAAGAGTCTGGCCCTTGCTAAAAACCTGGGTCAAGCCCAGGGAAAGTTTTAGGTTTATTCTTGGCacacttcctgccttcctttcagAGCCTTTTTGCCTCTTCCTAGCAACTCTTCTCGAGCCCTAAAACCCTATTATGTATTATGCCCCTCATTCTCCAGGGCTTTTGACGAGCTCTCTATCCTTCAAAACAATGCTTCCCGTTTGTTTTTCCACTTTGAtgatttttgttatatttgtgtACCGCTAGTACTATTATTACCAATTCTTATTCCCTTGTCCTAAGCAATACTTTTTCACAAAATTGTAGGTTTCATATATGCTCCTCGAGTGTATTCGAGAAGTTAttaaactattaaatttttttaagaacgAAAAGTTTACCTGTATGTTAGGCTCACTTTGCATACTAGCTGTGATACTGCAAacgttttttggtattttttgcttgtttattaaaAAGTTCTTTAATATTGATGTATTGTAATACATTAACAATTTTCCAAAAagttaaaagtcaaaataataataatatggctTAGTgtgaaaagtttgaaaaacagaaaataaacagaaaacagaaattacATAGACTACTAGCTTATAGAAACaaccattaattttttaattaagtaattaGCTTATTTAGTCGTTCATTTATTACAGTAGGTAGTGTAACCTAGTGGCTTAATAGTACTGAGCAGGAACCAGAATGTCTTCTgcagtttcattttcatttcctggcTCTAAACAATTCTGCTATAAATACCTCCATATCTGAAACTTAGCAAAAGAAAGTTACTTCTCATACCTTGGATAAAAAAGCAGTagccagttaaaaaaacaaatacctttcTCTCTGGGCCGCATTCTGGATTAGTTCCTTAGGTCTACTTCAGAATCACTAATTGTATCTTTAGCTATGCTTTCTACTGTTTAGTTTTGCTGATTATGtacttttcattttcagtatttctttttggcttttttattttttttttccagatcttCCCGTTCTGTATTTACATGCCCTTCTCTTAGCCTATGGTTTCTTTCTATGCCTTCTTCTATCTCTGTGAAATGTCTTTGTGTCATCTGTTCTCAGGTTGTATAATTTCTCAGTCATGCATTTGCTGGCTctcatgcagttttttttttttttccctcatgtgCGTTATAATTTTTAACTCTGAAATCATATAT from the Sus scrofa isolate TJ Tabasco breed Duroc chromosome 9, Sscrofa11.1, whole genome shotgun sequence genome contains:
- the NPL gene encoding N-acetylneuraminate lyase isoform X2 yields the protein MASPKKKLQGLVAATITPMTEHGLDQIVIHVGALSLKESQELAQHAAKIGADGIAVIAPFFLKPWNKDNLINFLKEVAAAAPALPFYYYHIPALTGVKIRAEELLDGIQDKIPTFQGLKFSDTDLLDFGQCVDQNHQRQFAFLFGVDEQLLSALVMGATGAVGSTYNYLGRKTNQMLEAFERKDFSSALNHQFCIQRFINFVVKLGFGVSQTKAIMTLVSGIPMGPPRLPLQKASREFTDNAKAKLKSLDVLSFTDLKDGNLEAC
- the NPL gene encoding N-acetylneuraminate lyase isoform X1, whose product is MASPKKKLQGLVAATITPMTEHGEINFSVIGQYVDYLVEVQGVKNIFVNGTTGEGLSLSISERCQVAEEWVTKGRNKLDQIVIHVGALSLKESQELAQHAAKIGADGIAVIAPFFLKPWNKDNLINFLKEVAAAAPALPFYYYHIPALTGVKIRAEELLDGIQDKIPTFQGLKFSDTDLLDFGQCVDQNHQRQFAFLFGVDEQLLSALVMGATGAVGSTYNYLGRKTNQMLEAFERKDFSSALNHQFCIQRFINFVVKLGFGVSQTKAIMTLVSGIPMGPPRLPLQKASREFTDNAKAKLKSLDVLSFTDLKDGNLEAC